One part of the Ktedonobacterales bacterium genome encodes these proteins:
- a CDS encoding phosphomannomutase/phosphoglucomutase, whose product MATPTSINAHIFGAYDVRGIYPAEINEEAAYSFGRALVLYLKPAQVAVGRDMRLSSPALAEALMRGITDQGADAIDLGLTTTDELYFAVGKFNYPAGVMITASHNPKQYNGFKVCREQAIALSSASGLNDIRDLTLKGNFPKPEAPGRVIRREVTEDYIDHALSFIDVNKIKPLTIAADAGNGMAGMILPRVFKRLPCRLIPLYFALDGNFPNHPASPIEPQNMVDLQKAVRDNHADLGVAFDGDADRMFIVDEHGGLIGGDMVTALVSKNLLKKQRGATILYNLICSRSTPETIERAGGKAIRTRVGHSFIKAQMRDENAIFGGEHSGHFYFRDNWYADSGLIAFLIVLELICEEGQAVSALLKPIDTRFRSGEINSEVKDIPGKLKQLEAQYQAQGAQIDHLDGITVQFKDWWYNVRPSNTEPLLRLNLEGDTRALMEAKRDEVLKLIRS is encoded by the coding sequence ATGGCGACGCCAACATCTATCAATGCTCACATCTTTGGAGCGTATGATGTTCGGGGCATTTATCCTGCTGAAATCAACGAGGAAGCGGCCTATTCTTTTGGCCGCGCGCTGGTCCTCTATCTGAAGCCCGCTCAGGTGGCTGTCGGGCGCGACATGCGCCTCTCTTCGCCCGCACTGGCCGAGGCGTTGATGCGCGGCATCACCGATCAGGGCGCTGACGCTATTGACCTGGGACTGACGACTACCGACGAGTTGTATTTCGCTGTCGGCAAGTTCAACTACCCGGCGGGTGTGATGATTACTGCCTCGCATAATCCCAAGCAATACAATGGCTTCAAAGTCTGCCGCGAGCAGGCTATCGCGCTCAGTTCGGCCAGCGGCCTGAACGACATCCGCGATCTGACCCTCAAGGGCAATTTTCCCAAACCCGAAGCGCCGGGGCGTGTCATCCGCCGCGAAGTCACCGAGGATTACATCGATCACGCGCTGAGCTTCATTGATGTCAATAAGATCAAACCGCTGACCATTGCCGCCGACGCGGGCAATGGCATGGCGGGGATGATCCTGCCGCGCGTCTTTAAGCGCCTGCCCTGTCGGCTCATTCCGCTCTATTTCGCGCTCGATGGCAATTTCCCCAACCATCCGGCCAGCCCGATTGAGCCGCAGAACATGGTCGATCTGCAAAAAGCGGTGCGCGATAACCACGCCGATCTTGGTGTGGCTTTCGATGGCGACGCTGACCGTATGTTCATCGTGGATGAGCATGGCGGGCTGATCGGCGGCGATATGGTCACGGCGCTGGTTTCCAAGAACCTGCTCAAGAAGCAGCGCGGCGCGACCATCCTCTATAACCTGATCTGCTCGCGCAGCACGCCCGAAACTATCGAGCGCGCGGGCGGCAAAGCTATTCGCACGCGCGTGGGCCATTCGTTTATTAAAGCGCAGATGCGCGATGAAAACGCGATCTTTGGCGGCGAACATTCCGGCCACTTCTACTTCCGCGACAACTGGTACGCCGATTCTGGCCTGATCGCCTTCCTGATCGTGTTGGAACTGATCTGCGAAGAAGGGCAGGCGGTTTCCGCGCTGCTCAAGCCGATTGACACGCGCTTCCGCAGCGGCGAGATCAACAGCGAGGTCAAAGACATCCCCGGCAAGCTGAAGCAGCTTGAGGCGCAGTATCAGGCGCAGGGCGCGCAGATCGATCATCTCGACGGTATCACTGTCCAATTCAAGGATTGGTGGTATAACGTGCGCCCCTCCAACACCGAGCCGCTGCTCCGCCTGAACCTGGAGGGCGATACCAGGGCGCTGATGGAAGCGAAGCGCGACGAGGTGTTGAAGCTGATACGCAGCTAG
- a CDS encoding ester cyclase encodes MPPAENNGAPEQNQDVLRRVIEEGFNKGNYAALDSLFASDYREHQFGLKTTLAGFKEDIQYLRTAFPDLHLTIEDSIADADTVWIRMTARGTNRGPFVGPPTGKPMTITVMDVCRFANGKIVEHWGVPDRFAVMAQLGLLPQPAGEKS; translated from the coding sequence ATGCCTCCAGCAGAAAACAACGGGGCGCCTGAACAGAACCAGGACGTGCTGCGTCGCGTCATTGAAGAGGGGTTCAACAAGGGCAATTACGCGGCCCTGGACTCGCTTTTCGCCAGCGATTACCGGGAACACCAGTTCGGGCTGAAGACGACATTGGCAGGCTTCAAAGAAGATATTCAGTACCTGCGAACCGCTTTCCCCGATTTGCATCTGACGATTGAAGACAGCATCGCCGACGCCGATACAGTCTGGATACGCATGACGGCGCGCGGTACCAATCGCGGCCCTTTCGTGGGACCGCCTACCGGCAAACCCATGACCATTACGGTCATGGATGTCTGCCGCTTTGCAAACGGGAAGATTGTAGAACACTGGGGCGTTCCTGATCGCTTCGCCGTGATGGCGCAGCTCGGTCTGCTTCCCCAGCCTGCCGGGGAGAAATCGTAG
- a CDS encoding phosphopentomutase produces MPATILKRAMIVVLDGVGAGDAPDAAAYGDAGTNSLGHCASAVGGLELPNLGRMGLGNITPMEGTPPRADATGAWGRMAERSAGKDSTTGHWEISGVILNRPLPTYPDGFPLDLVRRFEQAIGREVLGNKAASGTEIIKELGEEHLRTGRPILYTSADSVFQVAAHQEVIPLEELYAICATARRMLTGEHAVGRVIARPFEGTPGHFVRTAHRRDFSLEPLGTTLLDLLAARGDTVIGIGKIEDLFAGRGLTERNHTETNKDGMAASLRCLERDFTGLLFVNLVECDMLWGHRRDAHGYAQALREVDAWIPDAQARLRPGDALFITGDHGVDPTAHGTDHTRECVPLLAWGPTLRGGVDLGTRASFADLGQTVAAAFGVGPLVAGTSFARELGLSSAL; encoded by the coding sequence ATGCCAGCAACTATCCTGAAACGGGCTATGATCGTTGTGCTGGACGGCGTGGGGGCGGGCGATGCGCCCGACGCCGCCGCCTATGGTGACGCCGGAACCAACTCGCTCGGCCACTGCGCCAGCGCCGTTGGCGGGCTGGAACTGCCCAACCTGGGCCGGATGGGCCTGGGAAATATTACGCCGATGGAGGGGACGCCGCCGCGCGCCGATGCCACGGGCGCGTGGGGCAGGATGGCCGAACGGTCTGCCGGAAAAGACAGCACCACCGGCCATTGGGAGATCAGCGGCGTCATTCTCAATCGCCCGCTGCCAACCTATCCCGATGGCTTCCCCCTCGATCTGGTGAGGCGTTTCGAGCAGGCGATTGGCCGCGAAGTGCTGGGCAACAAAGCCGCTTCCGGCACCGAAATCATCAAAGAACTGGGTGAGGAACACCTGCGCACCGGGCGACCCATCCTGTATACCTCCGCCGACAGCGTGTTCCAGGTGGCCGCGCATCAAGAGGTTATCCCCCTGGAAGAACTCTATGCCATTTGCGCCACGGCGCGCCGCATGCTGACCGGAGAACACGCCGTCGGGCGGGTGATCGCCCGGCCTTTCGAGGGGACGCCCGGCCATTTTGTACGCACCGCGCATCGCCGCGATTTCTCGTTGGAGCCGCTGGGTACGACGCTGCTCGATCTGCTGGCGGCGCGCGGCGATACCGTGATTGGCATCGGCAAAATCGAAGACCTGTTCGCCGGGCGCGGCCTCACCGAGCGCAATCACACAGAGACGAACAAAGACGGCATGGCCGCGTCACTGCGCTGTCTGGAGCGTGACTTCACCGGCCTGCTGTTCGTCAATCTGGTGGAATGCGATATGCTCTGGGGCCACCGACGCGATGCTCACGGTTACGCCCAGGCGCTGCGCGAGGTGGATGCCTGGATTCCCGACGCGCAGGCGCGCCTGCGCCCAGGCGACGCGCTCTTTATTACTGGCGATCATGGGGTGGACCCTACCGCGCATGGGACCGACCATACCCGCGAATGCGTGCCTCTGCTGGCCTGGGGGCCGACGCTGCGCGGCGGAGTGGACCTGGGGACGAGAGCCAGCTTCGCCGACCTGGGCCAGACCGTCGCCGCCGCTTTTGGCGTTGGCCCACTGGTTGCAGGAACCAGTTTTGCGAGAGAGCTTGGATTATCGAGCGCATTGTAA
- a CDS encoding ester cyclase, whose amino-acid sequence MSTEVNKAIVRRLFEEVFNKGNLTVADELVAQDGINYEAPPGITPDGPDGLKQAVQMLTLAFPDLHMTIEEMIAEGDKVVAHTTFSGTHQGAFMGMPPTGRRFTQQQIHIVRLADGKAVEHREVRDDVGMMQQLGVIPAPGH is encoded by the coding sequence ATGTCCACTGAAGTGAACAAGGCTATCGTTCGCCGTCTCTTCGAGGAAGTGTTCAACAAGGGCAACCTGACAGTCGCCGATGAGTTAGTGGCCCAGGATGGCATCAACTATGAAGCCCCTCCGGGGATTACTCCTGATGGCCCGGATGGCCTGAAGCAGGCCGTTCAGATGCTCACCCTGGCTTTCCCCGATCTCCACATGACGATTGAGGAAATGATCGCCGAAGGCGATAAGGTGGTGGCGCATACCACGTTCAGCGGCACGCATCAAGGCGCATTTATGGGTATGCCGCCCACTGGCAGGCGCTTCACGCAGCAGCAAATCCATATCGTGCGCCTGGCCGATGGCAAGGCTGTGGAGCATCGGGAGGTGCGCGATGACGTGGGCATGATGCAGCAGCTTGGGGTAATCCCTGCGCCTGGTCACTAA
- a CDS encoding tetratricopeptide repeat protein: MMVFGGHHGGAADEKAPRQENNAVNADEPSFGASLKQYRLAAGLTQEALAERAGLSARAISDLERGVNRIPRQDTLDLLAQALRLPPRKRALLVAAARPIVDPAAALEPQIHPPHNLPLPLTPLIGRESDALRAAMLLGRKEVRLLTLVGPSGVGKTRLGLQVAEDLLDRFDDGVWFVGLAVIRDPALVAAAIAQALGLREAAGQAPRDLLKTALRERQSLLLLDNFEQVADAAPLVAELLSACPRLTILVTSRAALHIRGEYELPVAPLEQEAAITLFLQRAQAVQPDLDVTLETIQAAGAICQRLDRLPLALELAAARVKALPPQTLLERLNSRLPLLTGGAFDLPERQRTMRDAVAWSYELLSPGEQRLFRRLAAFAGGCALEAAEAICGEADEASTAVLEALTALVDKSLLRAENAEAKAPRFSMLEIIREYALERLRESGEAETLGRRHAEYYARLAEELGHVGPDQDRRDAQLMREYTNVRAALEWTREQRETGLGLRLANACGRTWYSRGMLSEVLGWHEALLALDDAAGARAATPPVRIGALFGLAQDLLDLGQYDRVEMLAKEGLALAESIGDESGMGNALNQLGVVAETRGDLPLAARLLEQGLERCRQAGDLGGEGRILITLGHVFRARGNYPRATQVFEEALAQTRRIGLTWGTANILTSLALLARDQSDYPRALALYRESLSLHRTFGNKTYIAWIFEGMAAAASALGEPERAARLCAAAARLREEMRSPRPPAEQLPYDQTVAAAQQTLGSERFEQVWTAGQALSLEEALSYALADDAGR; encoded by the coding sequence ATGATGGTCTTTGGCGGGCATCATGGGGGAGCAGCAGACGAGAAAGCGCCGCGCCAGGAGAACAACGCCGTGAATGCAGATGAGCCGTCTTTTGGAGCATCACTCAAGCAGTACCGCCTGGCGGCTGGACTGACCCAGGAAGCCCTGGCGGAACGCGCCGGGCTGAGTGCGCGGGCCATCAGTGACCTGGAGCGCGGCGTGAATCGCATCCCTCGCCAGGATACGCTGGACCTGCTGGCCCAGGCGCTGCGGCTGCCTCCACGCAAGCGCGCCCTGCTCGTTGCAGCAGCCCGCCCGATAGTTGATCCTGCTGCCGCGCTGGAGCCTCAGATTCATCCGCCGCATAATTTGCCGCTTCCGCTCACTCCGCTGATTGGGCGCGAATCAGATGCGCTGCGAGCGGCGATGCTTTTGGGGCGCAAAGAAGTGCGCCTGCTCACGCTTGTCGGACCCAGCGGAGTCGGCAAGACTCGGCTGGGGCTGCAAGTCGCTGAAGATCTGCTTGACCGCTTCGACGATGGCGTCTGGTTCGTGGGGCTGGCTGTCATTCGTGACCCGGCGCTGGTTGCGGCGGCCATCGCCCAGGCGTTGGGGCTGCGCGAAGCCGCCGGGCAAGCGCCGCGCGATCTGCTGAAAACCGCGCTGCGCGAACGGCAGAGCCTGCTCTTGCTGGATAACTTTGAGCAGGTTGCGGATGCCGCGCCGCTGGTCGCCGAACTGCTCAGCGCCTGCCCCCGGCTCACGATCCTTGTTACCAGTCGGGCTGCGCTGCACATCCGGGGAGAATACGAACTGCCCGTCGCGCCGCTGGAGCAGGAAGCAGCGATCACCCTCTTTCTGCAACGGGCGCAGGCGGTGCAGCCGGACCTGGACGTGACGTTGGAGACGATTCAGGCAGCAGGAGCCATCTGCCAGCGCCTGGACCGGCTGCCGCTGGCGCTTGAACTGGCGGCGGCCCGTGTGAAGGCGCTGCCGCCGCAGACGCTGCTGGAGCGGCTGAACAGCCGCCTTCCGCTCCTGACCGGCGGGGCATTCGACCTGCCGGAGCGCCAGCGCACGATGCGCGACGCCGTTGCCTGGAGCTATGAACTGCTCAGCCCCGGCGAACAGCGCCTGTTCAGGCGGCTGGCTGCCTTTGCCGGGGGTTGTGCGCTGGAAGCAGCGGAAGCCATCTGCGGCGAGGCAGATGAGGCTTCCACCGCTGTGTTGGAAGCCTTGACAGCCCTGGTGGATAAAAGCCTGCTGCGCGCCGAGAACGCCGAAGCAAAAGCGCCGCGCTTCAGCATGCTGGAGATCATTCGGGAATATGCCCTGGAGCGCCTGCGCGAGAGCGGCGAGGCCGAGACCCTGGGCAGGCGGCACGCTGAATATTATGCCCGTCTGGCAGAAGAGCTAGGGCACGTAGGGCCAGACCAGGACAGGCGGGACGCGCAGCTTATGCGGGAGTACACGAATGTGCGCGCCGCGCTGGAGTGGACACGCGAACAACGCGAAACCGGCCTGGGCCTGCGCCTGGCAAACGCCTGTGGACGCACATGGTACAGTCGCGGGATGCTCAGTGAAGTGCTTGGCTGGCACGAAGCACTGCTGGCGCTGGATGATGCTGCTGGCGCCCGCGCAGCTACCCCGCCGGTACGCATTGGCGCGCTCTTCGGGCTGGCGCAAGACCTGTTGGACCTGGGCCAGTATGATCGCGTTGAAATGCTTGCTAAAGAAGGGCTGGCGCTGGCTGAAAGCATCGGCGACGAGAGCGGCATGGGTAACGCGCTGAACCAGCTTGGGGTTGTGGCCGAGACGCGCGGCGATCTGCCCCTGGCAGCCAGGCTCCTTGAGCAAGGGCTGGAACGCTGCCGACAGGCAGGCGATCTCGGCGGCGAGGGGCGCATCCTGATTACGCTGGGGCATGTCTTCCGCGCCCGGGGCAATTATCCTCGCGCCACGCAGGTCTTCGAGGAGGCACTGGCGCAGACCCGCCGGATCGGCCTGACCTGGGGTACTGCCAACATCCTCACCAGTCTGGCGCTGCTGGCCCGCGATCAAAGCGACTACCCGCGCGCGCTGGCGTTGTATCGGGAAAGCCTCAGCCTGCATCGGACCTTTGGCAACAAGACCTACATTGCCTGGATATTCGAGGGCATGGCAGCGGCGGCCAGCGCGCTGGGCGAGCCTGAGCGCGCCGCGCGGCTTTGTGCGGCAGCCGCCCGATTACGCGAGGAGATGCGCTCGCCCAGGCCACCCGCCGAACAGCTACCCTATGACCAGACGGTCGCAGCCGCTCAGCAGACGTTGGGAAGTGAACGCTTCGAGCAGGTGTGGACAGCAGGTCAGGCGCTCTCGCTGGAGGAGGCGCTGTCTTACGCGCTGGCAGATGACGCCGGGCGGTGA
- a CDS encoding PspA/IM30 family protein: MTSAPLVLYHADSGPSERGPFVGAFPAGRPIQQHPQKQEDEPMGLISRFTTYIKTVFSSALDKAEDPGMTLDYSYQKQLEQLQNLRRAIADVVTNEKRLELQQAQVTTQMAKYEDQARQALGANREDLARMALERRQNLQTQLTGFQQQIEQLKAQQEKFVQIEQRLSARVESFRTQKEMVKAQYGAAQAQVKISEAATGLSEEMADVNMAVQRAQDKVLTMQARAQAMDQLIEQGTLQDTAMIGPGGGDYIDRQLNQISSQSQVDAQLEAMKQQVQLGPGNQAQGPKQLPSGQ, translated from the coding sequence TTGACTTCAGCGCCTCTGGTGCTGTATCATGCTGATAGTGGCCCGTCAGAGCGCGGGCCGTTTGTGGGCGCTTTTCCTGCGGGCAGGCCGATTCAGCAGCATCCGCAGAAGCAGGAGGACGAACCGATGGGGCTGATCTCCCGATTCACAACGTATATTAAAACGGTCTTCAGTTCGGCGCTGGACAAGGCTGAAGACCCCGGCATGACCCTGGATTACTCCTACCAGAAGCAGTTAGAGCAACTCCAGAACCTGCGCCGCGCTATTGCGGATGTCGTCACCAACGAGAAGCGGTTGGAACTGCAACAGGCCCAGGTGACAACGCAGATGGCAAAATACGAGGACCAGGCGCGGCAGGCGCTGGGCGCTAACCGCGAAGACCTGGCGCGCATGGCCCTGGAGCGCCGCCAGAACCTTCAGACGCAGTTGACCGGCTTCCAGCAGCAGATCGAGCAGTTGAAGGCGCAGCAGGAGAAGTTTGTCCAGATCGAACAGCGTCTTTCCGCGCGCGTGGAATCGTTCCGCACGCAGAAGGAGATGGTCAAGGCGCAGTATGGCGCAGCCCAGGCGCAGGTCAAGATCAGCGAGGCAGCTACGGGCCTTTCGGAAGAGATGGCCGATGTCAACATGGCTGTCCAACGCGCCCAGGATAAGGTGCTGACGATGCAGGCGCGCGCCCAGGCGATGGACCAGTTGATCGAGCAAGGCACCCTTCAGGACACCGCGATGATTGGCCCTGGCGGCGGTGATTACATTGATCGTCAGTTGAACCAGATCAGCAGCCAGTCTCAGGTGGACGCTCAACTGGAGGCTATGAAACAGCAGGTACAGCTTGGCCCTGGCAACCAGGCACAGGGGCCAAAGCAGCTTCCCAGTGGGCAATAA
- a CDS encoding mannosyltransferase family protein codes for MRRTNSKPLPRPTGSWRQWFARPDVRAALLTTLGLRASCSLIAALAWIGGPEAGHPSGDVFRYLTAPWLHWDTSWYLGIAQYGYTAYGATAFMPLYPLLVHLLGVALGGQYLAAALLISTGAAFGALLYLYRLAEKLSLTPHAAPWTLLAAALLPVSFFLMAGYTESLFLWAALGALLAFLEGRWRRMALFAVVATLTRHQGLLLSLLVVPMFVGAVLTCARQGWASACWRDAAASLWKPGLAALAGPGVYLAWLLVVGLALRAPFPWEPLAAANGWDLHSTWPGTGVIADLVALAQNAIPIPLGLSVPLDAAAAILAGITIVFAVRRLPPGIALYIIGCWCLALAKVQSAGLTISAARYLLAALPLAVLPGELLARGHPALRIVWLALGSMLALFLTWEFTSGGWVN; via the coding sequence TTGAGGAGAACGAACTCTAAGCCGCTGCCCCGGCCAACAGGATCATGGCGCCAGTGGTTCGCACGCCCCGATGTGCGCGCGGCCCTGTTGACGACGCTGGGGCTGCGCGCCTCCTGTTCGCTCATCGCAGCCCTGGCCTGGATAGGCGGCCCGGAAGCGGGCCACCCATCGGGCGACGTATTCCGGTACCTCACCGCGCCCTGGCTGCATTGGGATACCTCCTGGTATCTTGGAATCGCCCAATACGGCTACACGGCCTATGGCGCCACTGCTTTCATGCCCCTCTATCCCCTGCTGGTACATCTCCTGGGTGTGGCGCTGGGCGGCCAATACCTGGCCGCCGCGCTGCTGATCTCGACAGGCGCCGCGTTTGGCGCATTGCTGTATCTCTATCGGCTGGCAGAAAAGCTCAGCCTGACACCCCACGCTGCCCCCTGGACGCTGCTGGCTGCCGCCCTCTTGCCCGTCTCGTTCTTTCTGATGGCCGGTTATACCGAGTCGCTGTTTCTGTGGGCCGCGCTGGGGGCGCTGCTGGCGTTTCTGGAAGGCCGCTGGCGGCGCATGGCGCTGTTCGCGGTGGTGGCGACTCTGACGCGCCACCAGGGACTCTTGCTCTCGCTGCTCGTTGTCCCGATGTTTGTCGGCGCTGTGCTGACCTGCGCGCGCCAGGGATGGGCCAGCGCCTGCTGGCGGGACGCGGCGGCTTCCCTCTGGAAGCCAGGGCTGGCCGCTCTTGCCGGACCCGGCGTCTATCTGGCCTGGCTGCTCGTTGTCGGCCTGGCGCTGCGCGCGCCGTTTCCCTGGGAACCGCTCGCTGCCGCGAATGGCTGGGATCTCCATTCTACCTGGCCGGGAACCGGCGTCATCGCCGATCTCGTGGCGCTGGCGCAGAATGCGATACCCATCCCGCTGGGACTCTCCGTTCCCCTGGACGCGGCGGCGGCTATCCTGGCGGGCATTACTATCGTGTTTGCGGTTCGCCGCCTGCCGCCAGGAATAGCTCTCTACATCATCGGCTGCTGGTGTCTGGCATTGGCGAAGGTGCAATCGGCGGGCCTGACCATCAGCGCGGCGCGCTATCTGCTGGCGGCGCTGCCCCTGGCTGTGCTGCCAGGAGAACTGCTTGCCAGGGGCCATCCGGCGCTGCGCATAGTCTGGCTGGCGCTGGGGAGCATGCTGGCGCTGTTTCTCACCTGGGAGTTTACTTCAGGCGGGTGGGTTAACTGA
- a CDS encoding isoprenylcysteine carboxylmethyltransferase family protein — protein MMNETQSMSGAAKAQETSRAAPAPVIFVAVLLVGVLLSLAFPVSFLPRIVTLLVGAACFLIPFALGFAALGFMRRARTSVNPYRPTTALLTGGPYRLSRNPMYLAMAIQYVGLALLFDSLWAIVLLPLALVVVHFTVIQREERYLERKFGEEYLSYKATVRRWL, from the coding sequence ATGATGAATGAAACGCAAAGCATGTCAGGAGCGGCGAAGGCGCAGGAGACTTCACGGGCAGCGCCAGCGCCGGTCATTTTTGTCGCAGTGCTGCTGGTGGGCGTGCTGCTGAGCCTGGCCTTTCCGGTCAGCTTCCTCCCGCGCATCGTAACGCTGCTTGTTGGCGCTGCCTGCTTCCTGATACCATTCGCGCTTGGATTTGCCGCCCTGGGGTTCATGCGCCGCGCCAGAACCAGCGTGAACCCGTACCGGCCAACGACGGCGCTGCTCACCGGAGGGCCGTACCGCCTGAGCCGCAACCCGATGTATCTGGCAATGGCAATCCAGTATGTGGGGCTGGCGCTGTTGTTCGATTCCCTCTGGGCCATCGTCTTGCTGCCGCTGGCCCTGGTTGTCGTCCACTTTACGGTGATTCAGCGCGAGGAGCGTTATCTGGAGCGGAAGTTTGGCGAGGAGTATCTGAGCTATAAAGCAACAGTTCGGCGCTGGTTGTAA
- a CDS encoding HNH endonuclease signature motif containing protein, producing the protein MSKAYIPKALRQRVTEQARRRCGYCLSQERITGQPLDVDHIIPEAGGGPTEEGNLWLMCGKCNQYKGDATIAADPLTGERIPLFNPRTQVWSDHFAWSPEGDRIVGLTATGRATVALVKLNRVELVNARQLWASVGWHPPKD; encoded by the coding sequence ATGAGCAAAGCCTACATCCCCAAAGCGCTCCGGCAGCGTGTGACAGAGCAAGCGCGCCGCCGCTGCGGTTATTGTCTCTCTCAGGAGCGGATTACCGGCCAGCCATTGGATGTCGATCACATCATCCCAGAAGCAGGCGGTGGCCCAACAGAAGAGGGAAATCTTTGGCTAATGTGTGGAAAATGCAACCAATACAAAGGTGATGCGACCATTGCAGCAGACCCACTGACAGGTGAGCGTATACCACTCTTCAATCCCCGTACCCAGGTCTGGAGCGATCACTTTGCCTGGTCGCCTGAAGGAGACCGCATTGTTGGGCTGACTGCCACAGGCAGAGCAACTGTTGCCCTGGTCAAGCTCAATCGGGTGGAGTTGGTGAATGCGCGCCAACTCTGGGCTTCGGTTGGCTGGCATCCCCCAAAAGATTGA
- a CDS encoding Arc family DNA-binding protein gives MAQVNIPDDLYQRLKERAEEHHRSVEAQLLKTLSAGLVVEEEELPADITDALTALETADDEALWRVARSRVPLEMAEAVQKLRTKQKRASLTSAEQFKLDELLHQYDLIMLLRAKAAVLLKQHGYDVNVLLTEA, from the coding sequence ATGGCGCAGGTGAATATCCCTGATGACCTCTATCAGCGACTGAAAGAGCGGGCAGAAGAGCATCATCGGTCTGTGGAAGCCCAACTTCTGAAAACATTGTCAGCAGGGTTGGTCGTGGAAGAAGAGGAGCTTCCGGCTGATATTACCGACGCGCTCACCGCGTTGGAGACAGCCGATGATGAAGCGCTCTGGCGGGTCGCGCGAAGCCGTGTTCCGCTGGAGATGGCGGAAGCGGTCCAAAAGTTGCGGACGAAACAGAAGCGCGCCAGCCTCACCTCCGCCGAGCAGTTCAAGCTGGATGAACTGCTTCACCAGTACGATCTGATCATGCTGCTGCGCGCCAAAGCCGCTGTCCTGCTCAAACAGCATGGCTATGATGTTAATGTATTGCTCACAGAAGCATGA